A stretch of Mastacembelus armatus chromosome 1, fMasArm1.2, whole genome shotgun sequence DNA encodes these proteins:
- the LOC113128537 gene encoding axin-2-like isoform X1 produces the protein MSRALTEHINSSFREDAPRPPVPGEEGEASCYNPSRSAKMRAQSKVKDTPAAVPPGSTPRRNEDGLGEPEGSASPDSPLVRWTKSLHFLLGDQDGAHLFRTFLERENCVDTLDFWFACNGFRQMDLKDTKTLRVAKVIFKRYIENNSIVAKQLKPATKTFIRDSIKKQQIDSAMFDQAQTEIQSNMEENAYQMFLTSDIYLEYVRTGCENAAYMNHGGLSSLKLMCGYLPPLMEEEEWSCNDLKAKTLGSVVGLSAKTLRATATLRTAAEVLENTCRSHRRGDPASPYFVNSGYIFAPATSANDSEISSDATTDDSMSMTDSSVDGIPPYKLGTKKQLQREIHRSVKINGQVTLPHFPRTHRLPKEMTPVEPSAFAAQLIARLEKLKQEQDTMSSLEERLQQIQEEEEREESSDLASNTSLHNPLLPSGSQCEEDPQAILDEHLSRVLKTPGCQSPGVIRHSPRSHSPERTNAMVSSGHGPFFGAYPGATKVLITGRQSTKHIHHHYIHHHHAGPKSKEQIEAEAAQRVQCLCPPGGANYSDFSPVCSSTLSRWPVKATDEGMSSLRLPLDATDRSQNVWQWILESERQGKHKPHSSQGLKKSNPLDSRTLPGRTHSSWGGGGIGSGAHLRGHHPGHPFIQDPTMPPLPPPNTLAQLEEACRRLEEVSKPPKQRHSTAGSSLQRDRSHPAAAFSTGGSPLPSPGLQADESKELVVTYFFCGEEIPYRSMMKTHCLTLGHFKEQLSKKGNYRYYFKKASDEFECGAVFEEVWEDATVLPMYEGKVLGKVERMD, from the exons ATGAGCAGGGCGCTTACGGAGCACATCAACAGTAGCTTCCGAGAAGATGCTCCTCGCCCTCCGGTACcgggggaggagggagaggcgTCATGCTACAACCCCAGCAGGTCTGCCAAAATGAGAGCCCAGAGCAAGGTTAAAGATACCCCCGCCGCCGTGCCTCCCGGCTCAACACCGCGGAGGAACGAGGATGGACTCGGGGAGCCAGAGGGCAGCGCGTCCCCGGACTCTCCTCTAGTCCGGTGGACAAAGTCTCTGCATTTTCTCCTGGGCGATCAAGACGGCGCTCACCTCTTCAGGACCTTCTTGGAGCGGGAGAATTGTGTGGACACTTTGGACTTTTGGTTCGCCTGCAACGGCTTCAGGCAGATGGACTTAAAGGATACCAAAACGTTACGAGTTGCCAAAGTTATTTTCAAGCGGTACATCGAGAACAACAGCATTGTCGCCAAGCAGCTGAAACCCGCCACCAAGACCTTCATAAGGGATAGTATTAAGAAACAACAGATAGACTCTGCCATGTTTGACCAGGCACAGACGGAAATTCAGTCCAACATGGAAGAGAATGCTTACCAGATGTTTTTGACCTCTGACATATACCTCGAATACGTGCGCACCGGCTGCGAGAACGCGGCGTACATGAACCACGGCGGCCTCAGCAGTCTGAAGCTGATGTGTGGATACCTCCCACCTCTCATGGAGGAAGAGGAATGGAGTTGTAATGACCTGAAGGCAAAAACGTTAGGGTCTGTGGTTGGACTGTCTGCAAAAACCCTGAGGGCGACTGCTACCCTCCGGACAGCAGCTGAAGTACTGGAAAACACCTGCAG GTCCCACCGTCGAGGAGATCCTGCCAGCCCCTATTTTGTCAACTCTGGCTACATTTTTGCCCCTGCCACCAGTGCCAACGACAGCGAGATCTCCAGTGATGCCACAACAGATGATTCCATGTCCATGACGGACAGCAGTGT AGATGGAATTCCTCCATACAAGCTGGGCACCAAGAAGCAGCTCCAGAGAGAGATACATCGCAGTGTCAAGATCAATGGCCAGGTTACGCTACCGCACTTTCCA AGGACACACCGGCTGCCTAAAGAGATGACCCCTGTAGAGCCCTCAGCCTTTGCTGCGCAGCTCATAGCCAGGTTGGAGAAGCTGAAGCAAGAGCAGGACACCATGAGCTCATTGGAGgagaggctgcagcagatccaggAG GAGGAGGAACGGGAAGAGAGCAGTGACCTTGCCAGTAACACCTCCCTTCATAACCCTTTGCTCCCATCTGGCAGTCAATGTGAGGAAGACCCTCAGGCCATCTTAGATGAGCACCTATCTCGTGTCCTGAAGACTCCTGGCTGCCAGTCACCAGGTGTGATTCGGCACTCACCACGTTCTCACTCTCCAGAGCGGACCAATGCCATGGTGTCCTCTGGCCATGGGCCCTTCTTTGGTGCTTATCCTGGGGCCACCAAGGTTCTGATCACAGGCAGGCAATCCACAAAGCACATCCACCATCACTACATCCACCATCACCACGCTGGACCAAAGTCCAAGGAGCAGATCGAGGCTGAGGCGGCTCAGCGTGTGCAGTGCCTCTGCCCTCCAGGGGGCGCCAATTATTCTGACTTCAGCCCTGT TTGCAGCAGCACTTTGTCCCGATGGCCAGTCAAGGCCACAGATGAGGGCATGTCTTCACTGCGTCTTCCCCTAGATGCTACTGATCGCTCTCAGAATGTTTGGCAGTGGATCCTAGAGAGTGAGAGGCAGGGCAAGCACAAGCCGCACAG CAGTCAAGGTCTGAAGAAGTCCAACCCACTTGACTCCAGAACCCTGCCAGGTCGGACTCACTCCTCTTGGGGTGGAGGTGGCATTGGCAGTGGGGCTCACCTTCGTGGTCACCACCCTGGCCACCCATTTATCCAGGACCCAACCATGCCACCCCTGCCCCCACCCAACACTCTGGCACAGCTAGAAGAGGCCTGCCGCAGACTAGAAGAGGTCTCCAAGCCACCTAAACAGAG GCATTCAACAGCAGGTAGCAGCCTTCAGAGAGACAGGAGCCATCCAGCAGCTGCTTTTTCCACTGGAGGCAGCCCTCTACCCAGCCCTGGACTCCAGGCAGACGA GTCTAAGGAGCTTGTGGTTACATACTTCTTCTGTGGTGAGGAGATTCCTTATCGCAGCATGATGAAGACCCACTGCCTCACCCTGGGACACTTCAAGGAGCAGCTTAGCAAGAAAGGCAACTACCG GTACTACTTCAAGAAGGCCAGTGATGAGTTTGAATGTGGTGCCGTGTTCGAGGAGGTGTGGGAGGATGCCACCGTGTTGCCCATGTACGAGGGCAAGGTCCTGGGCAAGGTGGAGCGGATGGACTAA
- the LOC113128537 gene encoding axin-2-like isoform X2: protein MSRALTEHINSSFREDAPRPPVPGEEGEASCYNPSRSAKMRAQSKVKDTPAAVPPGSTPRRNEDGLGEPEGSASPDSPLVRWTKSLHFLLGDQDGAHLFRTFLERENCVDTLDFWFACNGFRQMDLKDTKTLRVAKVIFKRYIENNSIVAKQLKPATKTFIRDSIKKQQIDSAMFDQAQTEIQSNMEENAYQMFLTSDIYLEYVRTGCENAAYMNHGGLSSLKLMCGYLPPLMEEEEWSCNDLKAKTLGSVVGLSAKTLRATATLRTAAEVLENTCRSHRRGDPASPYFVNSGYIFAPATSANDSEISSDATTDDSMSMTDSSVDGIPPYKLGTKKQLQREIHRSVKINGQVTLPHFPRTHRLPKEMTPVEPSAFAAQLIARLEKLKQEQDTMSSLEERLQQIQEEEEREESSDLASNTSLHNPLLPSGSQCEEDPQAILDEHLSRVLKTPGCQSPGVIRHSPRSHSPERTNAMVSSGHGPFFGAYPGATKVLITGRQSTKHIHHHYIHHHHAGPKSKEQIEAEAAQRVQCLCPPGGANYSDFSPVCSSTLSRWPVKATDEGMSSLRLPLDATDRSQNVWQWILESERQGKHKPHSQGLKKSNPLDSRTLPGRTHSSWGGGGIGSGAHLRGHHPGHPFIQDPTMPPLPPPNTLAQLEEACRRLEEVSKPPKQRHSTAGSSLQRDRSHPAAAFSTGGSPLPSPGLQADESKELVVTYFFCGEEIPYRSMMKTHCLTLGHFKEQLSKKGNYRYYFKKASDEFECGAVFEEVWEDATVLPMYEGKVLGKVERMD, encoded by the exons ATGAGCAGGGCGCTTACGGAGCACATCAACAGTAGCTTCCGAGAAGATGCTCCTCGCCCTCCGGTACcgggggaggagggagaggcgTCATGCTACAACCCCAGCAGGTCTGCCAAAATGAGAGCCCAGAGCAAGGTTAAAGATACCCCCGCCGCCGTGCCTCCCGGCTCAACACCGCGGAGGAACGAGGATGGACTCGGGGAGCCAGAGGGCAGCGCGTCCCCGGACTCTCCTCTAGTCCGGTGGACAAAGTCTCTGCATTTTCTCCTGGGCGATCAAGACGGCGCTCACCTCTTCAGGACCTTCTTGGAGCGGGAGAATTGTGTGGACACTTTGGACTTTTGGTTCGCCTGCAACGGCTTCAGGCAGATGGACTTAAAGGATACCAAAACGTTACGAGTTGCCAAAGTTATTTTCAAGCGGTACATCGAGAACAACAGCATTGTCGCCAAGCAGCTGAAACCCGCCACCAAGACCTTCATAAGGGATAGTATTAAGAAACAACAGATAGACTCTGCCATGTTTGACCAGGCACAGACGGAAATTCAGTCCAACATGGAAGAGAATGCTTACCAGATGTTTTTGACCTCTGACATATACCTCGAATACGTGCGCACCGGCTGCGAGAACGCGGCGTACATGAACCACGGCGGCCTCAGCAGTCTGAAGCTGATGTGTGGATACCTCCCACCTCTCATGGAGGAAGAGGAATGGAGTTGTAATGACCTGAAGGCAAAAACGTTAGGGTCTGTGGTTGGACTGTCTGCAAAAACCCTGAGGGCGACTGCTACCCTCCGGACAGCAGCTGAAGTACTGGAAAACACCTGCAG GTCCCACCGTCGAGGAGATCCTGCCAGCCCCTATTTTGTCAACTCTGGCTACATTTTTGCCCCTGCCACCAGTGCCAACGACAGCGAGATCTCCAGTGATGCCACAACAGATGATTCCATGTCCATGACGGACAGCAGTGT AGATGGAATTCCTCCATACAAGCTGGGCACCAAGAAGCAGCTCCAGAGAGAGATACATCGCAGTGTCAAGATCAATGGCCAGGTTACGCTACCGCACTTTCCA AGGACACACCGGCTGCCTAAAGAGATGACCCCTGTAGAGCCCTCAGCCTTTGCTGCGCAGCTCATAGCCAGGTTGGAGAAGCTGAAGCAAGAGCAGGACACCATGAGCTCATTGGAGgagaggctgcagcagatccaggAG GAGGAGGAACGGGAAGAGAGCAGTGACCTTGCCAGTAACACCTCCCTTCATAACCCTTTGCTCCCATCTGGCAGTCAATGTGAGGAAGACCCTCAGGCCATCTTAGATGAGCACCTATCTCGTGTCCTGAAGACTCCTGGCTGCCAGTCACCAGGTGTGATTCGGCACTCACCACGTTCTCACTCTCCAGAGCGGACCAATGCCATGGTGTCCTCTGGCCATGGGCCCTTCTTTGGTGCTTATCCTGGGGCCACCAAGGTTCTGATCACAGGCAGGCAATCCACAAAGCACATCCACCATCACTACATCCACCATCACCACGCTGGACCAAAGTCCAAGGAGCAGATCGAGGCTGAGGCGGCTCAGCGTGTGCAGTGCCTCTGCCCTCCAGGGGGCGCCAATTATTCTGACTTCAGCCCTGT TTGCAGCAGCACTTTGTCCCGATGGCCAGTCAAGGCCACAGATGAGGGCATGTCTTCACTGCGTCTTCCCCTAGATGCTACTGATCGCTCTCAGAATGTTTGGCAGTGGATCCTAGAGAGTGAGAGGCAGGGCAAGCACAAGCCGCACAG TCAAGGTCTGAAGAAGTCCAACCCACTTGACTCCAGAACCCTGCCAGGTCGGACTCACTCCTCTTGGGGTGGAGGTGGCATTGGCAGTGGGGCTCACCTTCGTGGTCACCACCCTGGCCACCCATTTATCCAGGACCCAACCATGCCACCCCTGCCCCCACCCAACACTCTGGCACAGCTAGAAGAGGCCTGCCGCAGACTAGAAGAGGTCTCCAAGCCACCTAAACAGAG GCATTCAACAGCAGGTAGCAGCCTTCAGAGAGACAGGAGCCATCCAGCAGCTGCTTTTTCCACTGGAGGCAGCCCTCTACCCAGCCCTGGACTCCAGGCAGACGA GTCTAAGGAGCTTGTGGTTACATACTTCTTCTGTGGTGAGGAGATTCCTTATCGCAGCATGATGAAGACCCACTGCCTCACCCTGGGACACTTCAAGGAGCAGCTTAGCAAGAAAGGCAACTACCG GTACTACTTCAAGAAGGCCAGTGATGAGTTTGAATGTGGTGCCGTGTTCGAGGAGGTGTGGGAGGATGCCACCGTGTTGCCCATGTACGAGGGCAAGGTCCTGGGCAAGGTGGAGCGGATGGACTAA